A genomic region of Kineococcus rhizosphaerae contains the following coding sequences:
- a CDS encoding MFS transporter, with protein sequence MAAAGDGIAYASPAGRWVLLTTILGSGLASLDASVVNVALPTIGRDLDVDLTALQGVVTAYTLTLAGLLLLGGSLGDRFGRRRVFCLGVAWFALASLLCGLAPGAGTLVAARALQGVGAALLTPGSLAILEASFRPADRARAIGAWSGLGGVATALGPLLGGWLLQVASWRWLFLLNVPLAVVVLVVAARHVPETRAPGAHGRVDWPGAVLVTAALAAATSGLVGAGATGWASGSVLVPLVLGVVLLGAFLLRQARARDPLLPLDLFRRRQFSGVNAVTFVVYGALSATLFLLPVVLQDGAGYSPLAAGATLLPVTLVMLLLSARSGALAARRGPRLQLSAGPVVVAAGLLLLVRVDQRGDYLTQVLPAVLVFGLGLAVTVAPLTSTALAAAPVEHAGVASATNNVVARTAGLLSVAVLPALVGLDASRALPPAALVAGLHTAAVLAAGVCVLGGVLAALTIRDPGRAPTAPACSHCAVDAPALRP encoded by the coding sequence ATGGCCGCCGCAGGAGACGGGATCGCCTACGCCAGCCCCGCAGGGCGCTGGGTGCTGCTCACGACGATCCTCGGCTCGGGCCTGGCTTCCCTCGACGCCAGCGTCGTCAACGTCGCGCTGCCCACGATCGGCCGCGACCTCGACGTGGACCTCACCGCGCTGCAGGGGGTCGTCACCGCCTACACCCTCACCCTCGCCGGGTTGCTGCTGCTCGGCGGCAGCCTCGGGGACCGCTTCGGCCGCCGCCGGGTGTTCTGCCTCGGCGTCGCCTGGTTCGCGCTCGCCTCCCTGCTGTGCGGGCTCGCGCCCGGCGCGGGCACCCTCGTCGCCGCGCGGGCGCTGCAGGGCGTCGGTGCCGCGCTGCTGACCCCCGGCAGCCTCGCGATCCTCGAGGCGTCCTTCCGGCCCGCGGACCGGGCCCGCGCCATCGGCGCCTGGTCCGGGCTGGGCGGGGTCGCGACGGCGCTCGGACCCCTGCTCGGCGGGTGGCTGCTGCAGGTCGCCTCGTGGCGCTGGCTGTTCCTGCTCAACGTGCCGCTCGCCGTCGTCGTCCTGGTCGTGGCCGCCCGGCACGTCCCCGAGACCCGGGCGCCCGGCGCGCACGGACGCGTCGACTGGCCCGGTGCCGTGCTCGTCACCGCGGCGCTCGCCGCCGCGACCTCCGGGCTCGTGGGCGCCGGTGCGACGGGGTGGGCGTCGGGCTCCGTCCTCGTGCCCCTGGTGCTCGGGGTCGTCCTGCTCGGAGCCTTCCTGCTGCGCCAGGCCCGGGCCCGCGACCCGTTGCTGCCGCTGGACCTGTTCCGCCGCAGGCAGTTCAGCGGGGTCAACGCCGTGACCTTCGTCGTCTACGGCGCCCTCAGCGCCACCCTGTTCCTGCTGCCGGTGGTCCTGCAGGACGGCGCCGGCTACAGCCCGCTGGCCGCGGGCGCCACGCTGCTGCCCGTCACGCTGGTCATGCTGCTGCTGTCCGCCCGCTCCGGGGCGCTCGCCGCCCGTCGCGGGCCGCGGCTGCAGCTGAGCGCCGGCCCGGTCGTCGTCGCCGCCGGGTTGCTGCTGCTGGTCCGCGTCGACCAGCGCGGCGACTACCTCACGCAGGTCCTGCCGGCCGTCCTCGTCTTCGGTCTCGGGCTGGCCGTCACCGTCGCGCCCCTGACCTCGACGGCGCTCGCGGCGGCCCCGGTCGAGCACGCCGGCGTCGCCTCGGCGACGAACAACGTCGTCGCCCGCACCGCCGGGCTGCTGTCGGTCGCGGTGCTGCCCGCGCTCGTCGGGCTCGACGCCTCCCGGGCGCTCCCGCCGGCCGCGCTCGTCGCCGGCCTGCACACCGCCGCGGTGCTCGCCGCGGGCGTGTGCGTGCTCGGGGGAGTCCTCGCCGCGCTGACGATCCGCGACCCGGGCCGCGCGCCCACCGCCCCCGCGTGCAGCCACTGCGCGGTCGACGCCCCGGCGTTGCGCCCGTGA
- a CDS encoding Imm1 family immunity protein, translating into MIFHPPSEDYPYQVAAHGDLSVGGLTSLAAIDAALDRLDALRRGVDGGVYPDGHVENEMWVVCVVPTFVTTLPFEERLDVPTMDVGVGSDRVPVHWDHEEGGHNATARSERPEDAEDRTELTYRTGGDWGWTTPAELVPADAAREAVRQWLTTGRRPTNIAWEDL; encoded by the coding sequence ATGATCTTCCACCCGCCGTCGGAGGACTACCCGTACCAGGTTGCGGCGCACGGTGACCTGTCGGTGGGAGGGCTCACGAGCCTGGCCGCGATCGACGCGGCCCTCGACCGTCTCGACGCCCTCCGCAGGGGGGTGGACGGTGGTGTGTACCCCGACGGTCACGTCGAGAACGAGATGTGGGTGGTCTGCGTCGTGCCCACCTTCGTCACCACCCTGCCCTTCGAGGAGCGTCTCGACGTCCCGACCATGGACGTCGGCGTGGGCAGTGACCGGGTGCCGGTGCACTGGGACCACGAGGAGGGCGGCCACAACGCCACCGCCCGCAGCGAACGCCCCGAGGACGCTGAGGACCGGACGGAGCTGACGTACCGCACCGGAGGTGACTGGGGCTGGACCACCCCGGCCGAACTCGTGCCCGCGGACGCCGCTCGCGAGGCGGTGCGCCAGTGGCTGACCACAGGACGGCGGCCCACGAACATCGCCTGGGAAGACCTGTAG
- a CDS encoding allantoate amidohydrolase: MSAAQRVLDRCDELAAVSAIEHGIERVHLSPEHARVNAMAAGWMTEVGMRTWRDQAGNQWGRLEGREPGLPALVLGSHLDTVTDAGRYDGILGVLSAIEVARRLAPRAGDLPFALEVVAFSDEEGTRFSTALMGSSAVAGNWHEEWWDRADRDGTTVRRAAEAFGLDPARVHEAAREPAELVGYLELHIEQGPLLEAADRPLGVVTSIAGARRFTGRVVGQARHAGGTPYPRRRDALVGASEVVLAVERLAVQRGGIATVGRLQAFPGGVNVVPGLVEFSLDVRAEHDEDRDGLVEAIRAHAEEFCTGRGLGFELTEVHSAPGVYCDAGLTGSVTAGIAATGDTAPLRIWSRAGHDAMAIAAITPVAMLFVRCEDGVSHAPAENVTHDDVAAGLDAFEATVLDLAARRS; the protein is encoded by the coding sequence ATGAGCGCTGCGCAGCGGGTGCTGGACCGGTGCGACGAGCTCGCCGCGGTCTCGGCGATCGAGCACGGCATCGAGCGCGTCCACCTCTCACCCGAGCACGCGAGGGTCAACGCGATGGCCGCCGGTTGGATGACCGAGGTGGGGATGCGCACCTGGCGCGACCAGGCCGGCAACCAGTGGGGACGGCTGGAGGGGCGCGAACCCGGCCTGCCGGCCCTGGTCCTGGGCTCGCACCTGGACACCGTCACCGACGCCGGCCGCTACGACGGGATCCTCGGGGTGCTCAGCGCGATCGAGGTGGCCCGCCGGCTGGCTCCCCGGGCCGGGGACCTGCCGTTCGCCCTGGAGGTCGTGGCGTTCTCCGACGAGGAGGGCACCCGGTTCTCGACCGCGCTGATGGGCAGTTCCGCGGTCGCCGGGAACTGGCACGAGGAGTGGTGGGACCGCGCCGACCGCGACGGGACCACCGTCCGCCGGGCCGCCGAGGCGTTCGGCCTCGACCCGGCCCGCGTGCACGAGGCCGCGCGAGAACCCGCCGAACTCGTCGGCTACCTCGAACTGCACATCGAGCAGGGCCCGCTCCTGGAGGCCGCCGACCGTCCCCTCGGGGTCGTCACGTCGATCGCCGGGGCCCGCCGCTTCACCGGCCGGGTGGTGGGCCAGGCCCGGCACGCGGGCGGAACCCCGTACCCGCGGCGCCGGGACGCGCTCGTGGGTGCGTCGGAGGTGGTCCTCGCGGTGGAACGGCTCGCGGTGCAGCGCGGCGGCATCGCGACCGTCGGTCGGCTGCAGGCGTTCCCGGGCGGCGTGAACGTCGTCCCGGGGCTCGTGGAGTTCTCCCTCGACGTGCGCGCCGAGCACGACGAGGACCGCGACGGGCTGGTCGAGGCGATCCGCGCGCACGCCGAGGAGTTCTGCACCGGCCGCGGGCTGGGGTTCGAGCTCACGGAGGTGCACAGCGCGCCCGGGGTGTACTGCGACGCGGGGCTGACCGGGTCGGTGACGGCGGGGATCGCGGCCACCGGCGACACCGCCCCGCTGCGGATCTGGAGCCGCGCCGGTCACGACGCCATGGCCATCGCGGCCATCACCCCCGTCGCGATGCTGTTCGTGCGCTGCGAGGACGGGGTCAGCCACGCCCCGGCGGAGAACGTCACCCACGACGACGTCGCCGCGGGGCTGGATGCGTTCGAGGCCACGGTCCTCGACCTCGCCGCCCGGCGGTCGTGA
- a CDS encoding methyltransferase domain-containing protein, with protein MDLLSVHLGDRLGWYRALEAAPADPDELARRTGTARRCARERCRQQAATGLLRQGPDGRYGLAPGVRQTLVDEHDLRFSVPLARLLAGLAVQVPHLLEAYRAGTGVGWAQFGDDVRNAQAAANRPWFEKALAGTVNSVPDLADRFARAGTVADIGCGAGWSSIAIARAWPATTVVGLDVDAPSVDSARADVHEAGLDDRVQIRLADAGDATGFGGPFDLVTAFECVHDLPHPVAVLDAARRSLTEAGAVLVVDEAVAEEPAPVGDPVERMMHGWSVLACLPDSMTTPGSVATGTVMRPSTLARYARYAGFSLVEPLGVEGFGLLAFTLLVPWPAGPAGDEPPVGWKSGAVAQSVRAGNS; from the coding sequence ATGGACCTGCTGTCGGTGCACCTGGGGGACCGGCTCGGCTGGTACCGGGCCCTCGAGGCCGCGCCCGCGGACCCCGACGAGCTGGCCCGGCGCACCGGCACGGCCCGCCGCTGCGCCCGCGAGCGGTGCCGTCAGCAGGCGGCGACGGGACTCCTGCGGCAGGGACCGGACGGCCGGTACGGCCTGGCCCCCGGAGTGCGCCAGACCCTCGTCGACGAGCACGACCTGCGGTTCTCGGTACCCCTGGCGCGGCTGCTCGCCGGGCTCGCGGTGCAGGTGCCGCACCTGCTCGAGGCCTACCGCGCCGGTACCGGCGTGGGGTGGGCGCAGTTCGGCGACGACGTCCGCAACGCTCAGGCCGCCGCCAACCGGCCCTGGTTCGAGAAGGCCCTCGCCGGGACCGTGAACTCCGTCCCCGACCTCGCCGACCGGTTCGCGCGGGCCGGGACCGTCGCCGACATCGGTTGCGGCGCAGGCTGGTCCAGCATCGCCATCGCCCGTGCGTGGCCCGCGACGACCGTGGTGGGCCTCGACGTCGACGCGCCCTCGGTGGACTCCGCGCGCGCCGACGTGCACGAGGCGGGACTGGACGACCGTGTCCAGATCCGGCTCGCCGACGCGGGCGACGCCACCGGCTTCGGCGGCCCGTTCGACCTCGTCACGGCCTTCGAGTGCGTCCACGACCTGCCGCACCCCGTCGCGGTCCTCGACGCCGCGCGGCGATCGCTGACCGAGGCAGGGGCGGTCCTGGTCGTCGACGAGGCCGTCGCGGAGGAGCCCGCCCCCGTGGGCGACCCCGTCGAACGGATGATGCACGGGTGGAGCGTCCTCGCCTGCCTGCCCGACAGCATGACGACGCCCGGTTCCGTGGCGACGGGCACCGTCATGCGTCCCTCGACGCTGGCCCGGTACGCCCGGTACGCCGGGTTCTCCCTCGTCGAACCGCTCGGCGTGGAGGGGTTCGGTCTGCTGGCCTTCACGTTGCTGGTGCCCTGGCCTGCCGGGCCGGCCGGAGACGAGCCGCCGGTAGGCTGGAAGTCCGGGGCGGTAGCTCAGTCGGTCAGAGCAGGGAACTCATAA
- a CDS encoding thioredoxin family protein, protein MIVELYSSAFCAPCRTARRVVHDAARLVPAAQVSEFDVADDVERAAAQQITSTPTIVVRDGAGREVFRAAGAPRLPHLLAAMARAVPPEG, encoded by the coding sequence GTGATCGTCGAGCTGTACTCGTCCGCGTTCTGCGCCCCGTGCCGCACCGCGCGCCGGGTCGTGCACGACGCCGCGCGCCTCGTGCCCGCGGCGCAGGTTTCCGAGTTCGACGTCGCCGACGACGTCGAACGTGCTGCGGCGCAGCAGATCACGAGCACCCCCACGATCGTCGTCCGCGACGGGGCGGGCCGCGAGGTGTTCCGGGCCGCCGGCGCCCCGAGGTTGCCGCACCTGCTCGCCGCGATGGCCCGCGCCGTTCCCCCGGAAGGGTGA
- a CDS encoding DddA-like double-stranded DNA deaminase toxin, with product MSTATAAEAFAPITGDPGALRAAAATFTDHADTLSRTSSRLVGASTVAGWSGQAATAHGAMTLDTSGKASRAATACEATAHDLTVAARLLEQAQDRMRSLAVQADATDRDLSAAQGRSAMAAAVLDPAAAATADGDVQHATARLQHLRREAEGLRATCEADLRRCANLIDDSADHLRSITPPAPSAGTVDTDVPWWEQALSAAAAVASLPVLNTVHTWDVLTGVAEHYRDDPGELLDLLAHSSELLGGMTLMLGGGALFLGGVGADITGVGAVVGVPANAAGAAVAVGGAGITAAGGAGLAGDFSTLDRSLKDRQADPGWQGRPGNNDGSTPATPAGGRPYDPKIADDVPPWGTKDPKTRGTLVTGDGTRRVVQDRASGIDPTVEAIARPRPGMNGRLKTHVEAQAAAEMRASGTREATLYINRLPCTGAKGGCEDFLPRMVPKGSKLTVYGPDGYARVVVGEG from the coding sequence GTGAGCACCGCCACCGCAGCAGAGGCTTTCGCGCCGATCACCGGTGACCCCGGCGCCCTGCGCGCGGCAGCGGCCACGTTCACCGACCACGCCGACACTCTGAGCCGGACCTCGTCCCGGCTGGTCGGTGCGTCCACGGTTGCGGGGTGGAGCGGGCAGGCGGCCACCGCCCACGGCGCGATGACCCTCGACACCTCCGGGAAGGCCTCTCGCGCTGCGACGGCCTGCGAGGCCACCGCCCACGACCTGACGGTGGCGGCGCGACTGCTGGAGCAGGCGCAGGACCGGATGCGCTCCTTGGCCGTGCAGGCCGACGCGACCGACCGCGACCTCAGTGCTGCGCAGGGACGCTCGGCGATGGCCGCCGCCGTGCTGGACCCGGCTGCTGCCGCCACGGCGGACGGCGACGTGCAGCACGCCACCGCCCGCCTGCAGCACCTGCGGCGGGAGGCTGAGGGGCTGCGCGCGACGTGCGAGGCGGACCTGCGCCGGTGCGCGAACCTCATCGACGACTCCGCCGACCACCTGCGCTCCATCACTCCGCCGGCTCCGTCGGCGGGGACCGTCGACACCGACGTGCCGTGGTGGGAGCAGGCGCTGTCCGCTGCTGCGGCCGTGGCGTCCCTGCCCGTCTTGAACACCGTGCACACCTGGGACGTCCTGACCGGGGTCGCCGAGCACTACCGCGACGACCCCGGCGAGCTGCTGGACCTCCTGGCCCACTCCAGCGAGCTGCTCGGCGGGATGACGCTGATGCTCGGTGGCGGGGCTCTCTTCCTCGGTGGGGTCGGCGCCGACATCACGGGTGTCGGCGCAGTGGTCGGGGTTCCCGCCAACGCCGCCGGCGCCGCAGTCGCCGTGGGCGGCGCCGGGATCACAGCTGCGGGTGGGGCTGGGCTGGCCGGCGACTTCTCCACGCTGGACCGGTCGTTGAAGGACCGCCAAGCCGACCCCGGGTGGCAGGGCCGGCCCGGCAACAACGACGGGAGCACCCCGGCGACACCGGCTGGTGGTCGCCCCTACGACCCGAAGATCGCCGACGACGTCCCGCCCTGGGGCACGAAGGACCCCAAGACCCGGGGAACGCTCGTCACGGGCGACGGCACCCGCCGAGTCGTCCAGGACCGGGCCAGCGGGATCGACCCCACGGTCGAGGCCATCGCCAGACCGCGCCCCGGCATGAACGGTCGCCTCAAGACCCACGTCGAAGCCCAGGCCGCGGCTGAGATGCGCGCCAGCGGCACGCGGGAAGCCACCCTGTACATCAACCGTCTGCCCTGCACGGGCGCCAAGGGCGGGTGTGAGGACTTCCTGCCGAGGATGGTCCCCAAGGGCTCCAAGCTCACCGTGTACGGTCCCGACGGGTACGCCCGTGTCGTCGTTGGAGAAGGCTGA
- a CDS encoding MurR/RpiR family transcriptional regulator yields MAGPQGGSVRERIEGSWAQLTPAERHLARFVLEHDVDLAGYSGAELAELCGASKATVSRFFRRLGFSSYAQARADARALRTRGVPLGGLPAGRSPVQAHVAHDTENLSRAAAHLADVDLEAVTDLLALARRVLVLGWRNSYPVALHLREQLLQARPDVTVGPVPGQTVAEELTGLDGRDVLVVVGFRRRTPSVAAALEHAATLGVPCVLLTDPAAGPAAAPVAHRLVVPVEGPGAFDSYAAVMTTAALLAEGVLARRGRRGRERVQALAQAHDALGELETG; encoded by the coding sequence GTGGCCGGGCCGCAGGGGGGCAGCGTCCGGGAACGCATCGAGGGTTCCTGGGCGCAGCTGACCCCCGCCGAGCGGCACCTGGCCCGGTTCGTCCTCGAGCACGACGTCGACCTGGCCGGGTACAGCGGTGCGGAACTGGCCGAGTTGTGCGGGGCGTCGAAGGCGACGGTCAGCCGGTTCTTCCGCCGGCTGGGTTTCTCCTCCTACGCCCAGGCCCGCGCCGACGCCCGCGCGCTGCGCACCCGCGGGGTCCCGCTGGGGGGCCTGCCGGCCGGACGCAGCCCGGTGCAGGCCCACGTCGCCCACGACACCGAGAACCTGTCCCGCGCCGCCGCCCACCTCGCCGACGTGGACCTCGAGGCCGTGACGGACCTGCTGGCCCTGGCCCGCCGCGTCCTCGTCCTGGGCTGGCGCAACAGCTACCCCGTGGCCCTGCACCTGCGCGAGCAGCTCCTGCAGGCCCGGCCCGACGTCACCGTGGGGCCGGTGCCGGGGCAGACGGTGGCCGAGGAGCTCACCGGCCTCGACGGCCGCGACGTCCTGGTCGTGGTGGGTTTCCGCCGGCGCACGCCGTCGGTGGCCGCCGCGCTCGAGCACGCCGCCACCCTCGGCGTCCCCTGCGTCCTGCTCACCGACCCCGCCGCCGGCCCGGCGGCGGCCCCGGTCGCGCACCGGCTCGTGGTCCCCGTCGAGGGTCCCGGGGCCTTCGACAGCTACGCCGCCGTCATGACCACCGCCGCGCTCCTGGCCGAAGGGGTGCTGGCCCGGAGGGGACGGCGCGGCCGGGAACGGGTGCAGGCGCTCGCGCAGGCCCACGACGCGCTGGGTGAGCTCGAGACCGGCTGA
- a CDS encoding DUF4236 domain-containing protein, which yields MPFSFRWSKSLGRGVRVSAGRRGVSVSKRLGRATVSSTGRVTVRLFKGLSWRGKLW from the coding sequence GTGCCGTTCTCGTTCCGCTGGTCCAAGAGCCTCGGTCGTGGGGTCCGCGTCAGCGCGGGCAGGCGCGGCGTGAGCGTGTCGAAGCGACTCGGACGGGCGACCGTCTCGTCGACCGGGCGCGTGACGGTGCGGTTGTTCAAGGGCCTGAGCTGGCGCGGGAAGCTGTGGTGA
- a CDS encoding acetamidase/formamidase family protein — translation MTVHHLPSTPATVRWGELPVAGDRPVLEVDPGDVVVVDTVSHEGILEDQGRDPVAFFTARGIEAAAVLPDAVEIARSVPHDPAVHGPHVVTGPVLVRGARPGDVLSVTVEELVLRADHGVVSNRHGRGALPAEYPAGGAEVFSVLARVETDPATGARRGSMPIGPDTGARVRFPLKPFLGLVGVGTPGPQRLHSVPPGMHGGNLDVSVLGVGSTLHLPVQVDGALFHTGDPHYSQGDGEVALTAFEAPLRARLRLDLLPADAVRVRDALWGETPDLLVPLGIDLDLDEALRKAVRTAIALLVDLGMDPAHALAYLSAAGDFAVSQVVDRVSGVHGLIRKADLVELPGVRGR, via the coding sequence GTGACGGTCCACCACCTGCCCTCCACCCCCGCCACCGTCCGGTGGGGCGAACTGCCCGTCGCCGGCGACCGCCCCGTGCTCGAGGTCGACCCCGGCGACGTCGTGGTCGTCGACACCGTCAGCCACGAGGGGATCCTGGAGGACCAGGGCCGCGACCCCGTGGCGTTCTTCACCGCCCGCGGGATCGAGGCCGCCGCGGTGCTGCCCGACGCCGTCGAGATCGCCCGCTCGGTCCCCCACGACCCCGCCGTCCACGGCCCGCACGTCGTCACCGGTCCGGTCCTGGTCCGCGGCGCCCGTCCCGGCGACGTCCTGTCGGTCACCGTCGAGGAGCTCGTCCTGCGCGCCGACCACGGCGTCGTCAGCAACCGGCACGGCCGCGGCGCGCTGCCCGCCGAGTACCCCGCCGGGGGCGCCGAGGTGTTCTCCGTGCTGGCCCGGGTCGAGACCGACCCCGCCACCGGTGCGCGGCGCGGCTCGATGCCGATCGGCCCGGACACCGGCGCCCGCGTCCGGTTCCCGCTCAAACCCTTCCTCGGCCTCGTCGGCGTCGGCACCCCCGGCCCGCAGCGCCTGCACTCGGTGCCCCCCGGGATGCACGGCGGCAACCTCGACGTGTCGGTCCTCGGGGTCGGTTCCACGCTGCACCTGCCCGTCCAGGTCGACGGCGCCCTGTTCCACACCGGCGACCCGCACTACTCCCAGGGCGACGGCGAGGTCGCGCTCACCGCGTTCGAGGCGCCGCTGCGGGCCCGGCTGCGCCTCGACCTCCTGCCCGCCGACGCCGTGCGGGTCCGCGACGCGCTGTGGGGCGAGACCCCGGACCTGCTCGTGCCCCTCGGGATCGACCTCGACCTCGACGAGGCGCTGCGCAAGGCCGTGCGCACCGCCATCGCCCTGCTCGTCGACCTGGGCATGGACCCCGCCCACGCCCTGGCCTACCTGTCGGCCGCCGGCGACTTCGCGGTCTCCCAGGTCGTCGACCGCGTCAGCGGGGTCCACGGCCTGATCCGCAAGGCCGACCTCGTCGAACTGCCCGGGGTGCGGGGGCGCTGA
- a CDS encoding pyridoxal-phosphate-dependent aminotransferase family protein: MPYVEQTIRDAALLRTAVGAPVAPPPRLLMGPGPITVDPRVLRAMSAQLVGQYDPAMTAYMSETQALYREVFRTRNEATVLIDGTSRAGIEAALVSLITPGDKVLVPVFGRFGHLLREIAERCGAEVHVREVPWGQVFTLEALEEAVREVRPALVALVQGDTSTTMNQPLEGVGAMCHRYDALLYVDCTASLAGNPFEMDAWEVDAATAGLQKCLGGPSGSSPLSLSPRAVAVVDARRSVEAGLRADPDSEEDTVPQAVRIRSNYFDLGMVLDYWGPKRLNHHTEATTMLYGARECARLVLEEGLEQGIARHRLHGEAMLAGVQGLGLEVYGDVAHKMTNVVAVHIPAVVDGEAVRAEMLHDYGIEIGTSFGPLAGTVWRIGTMGYNARKDAVLVTLASLEQVLRAHGAPVAPGGGTAAAQEVYAR, from the coding sequence ATGCCGTACGTGGAACAGACGATCCGAGACGCCGCCCTCCTGCGCACCGCCGTCGGGGCTCCCGTCGCTCCGCCGCCGCGCCTGCTCATGGGCCCGGGGCCCATCACCGTCGACCCGCGCGTCCTGCGGGCCATGTCCGCCCAGCTCGTCGGCCAGTACGACCCGGCGATGACGGCGTACATGAGCGAGACGCAGGCGCTCTACCGCGAGGTGTTCCGCACCCGCAACGAGGCCACCGTCCTCATCGACGGCACCTCGCGCGCCGGCATCGAGGCCGCCCTCGTCTCGCTCATCACCCCCGGCGACAAGGTGCTGGTCCCGGTGTTCGGCCGCTTCGGGCACCTGCTGCGCGAGATCGCCGAGCGCTGCGGCGCCGAGGTCCACGTCCGCGAGGTCCCCTGGGGGCAGGTGTTCACCCTCGAGGCCCTCGAGGAGGCCGTCCGCGAGGTCCGCCCCGCCCTCGTCGCCCTCGTGCAGGGCGACACCTCCACGACGATGAACCAGCCCCTGGAGGGCGTCGGGGCGATGTGCCACCGCTACGACGCGCTGCTCTACGTCGACTGCACCGCCTCCCTGGCCGGCAACCCCTTCGAGATGGACGCCTGGGAGGTCGACGCCGCGACGGCCGGGCTGCAGAAGTGCCTGGGCGGCCCTTCGGGCAGTTCCCCGCTGTCGCTGTCCCCGCGGGCCGTGGCCGTCGTCGACGCCCGGCGCAGCGTCGAGGCGGGGCTGCGCGCCGACCCCGACTCCGAGGAGGACACCGTCCCGCAGGCCGTGCGGATCCGGTCCAACTACTTCGACCTCGGCATGGTCCTGGACTACTGGGGCCCGAAGCGGCTGAACCACCACACCGAGGCCACCACCATGCTCTACGGCGCGCGCGAGTGCGCCCGGCTGGTGCTGGAGGAGGGGCTGGAACAGGGGATCGCCCGGCACCGCCTGCACGGGGAGGCGATGCTCGCCGGGGTCCAGGGCCTGGGACTGGAGGTCTACGGCGACGTCGCGCACAAGATGACCAACGTCGTCGCCGTCCACATCCCTGCGGTCGTCGACGGCGAGGCCGTCCGCGCTGAGATGCTGCACGACTACGGCATCGAGATCGGCACCAGCTTCGGCCCGCTGGCCGGCACGGTGTGGCGCATCGGCACGATGGGCTACAACGCGCGCAAGGACGCCGTCCTGGTGACGCTGGCGTCCCTGGAACAGGTGTTGCGGGCGCACGGTGCGCCTGTCGCACCCGGGGGCGGAACCGCTGCCGCGCAGGAGGTCTACGCCCGATGA
- a CDS encoding response regulator transcription factor: MSPSPIRVILVDDQQLVRAGFRMVIDSQPDLQVVAEASDGADAVRVVTSTAADVVLMDVRMPGLDGIEATRRITGSLGEGAPKVVVLTTFDLDEYVVSAIGAGASGFLLKDAPPEELLAAVRTVHAGDAVIAASSTRRLLQHVGPLLRASSAVSPAAAQTIPADLTPRELEVLECMAHGLTNGEIAQRFVVSEATVKTHVGRVLAKTRSRDRVQAVVLAFSAGLVQPGEVLRDAR, translated from the coding sequence GTGAGTCCCTCGCCGATCCGCGTGATCCTCGTCGACGACCAGCAGCTCGTGCGGGCGGGTTTCCGGATGGTCATCGACTCCCAGCCGGACCTGCAGGTCGTGGCGGAGGCCTCCGACGGCGCCGACGCGGTGCGGGTCGTCACGTCGACCGCGGCCGACGTGGTGCTGATGGACGTGCGCATGCCCGGGCTGGACGGGATCGAGGCGACGCGCCGCATCACCGGTTCCCTCGGCGAGGGGGCGCCGAAGGTCGTCGTGCTGACGACGTTCGACCTCGACGAGTACGTGGTGTCGGCCATCGGCGCCGGGGCCAGCGGGTTCCTGCTCAAGGACGCCCCGCCGGAGGAGCTGCTGGCCGCGGTCCGCACCGTCCACGCCGGCGACGCCGTGATCGCGGCCAGTTCGACGCGCCGGTTGCTGCAGCACGTCGGTCCGCTGCTGCGCGCGAGCTCGGCGGTGTCCCCGGCTGCGGCGCAGACGATCCCGGCCGACCTGACCCCGCGCGAGCTCGAGGTCCTGGAGTGCATGGCGCACGGCCTGACCAACGGTGAGATCGCCCAGCGCTTCGTCGTGTCCGAGGCGACCGTCAAGACGCACGTCGGGCGGGTGCTGGCCAAGACCCGTTCCCGCGACCGCGTGCAGGCCGTCGTGCTGGCGTTCTCCGCCGGTCTCGTGCAGCCGGGCGAGGTCCTGCGCGACGCGCGGTAG